The nucleotide window taaaaaatttgatgaagaacaCTAGTGCCACAACGACGGATATTTGTCCTACAATGAGTCCCTGTGCAAACGACCATGATGAGAAAGATTGAGAATTGCTTATAGAGGCAGCGATTCCTTGATCTTGTTGCCTTTGTAAATATTGCACTAAAGTTGTTTGTAACATTGGAATATCATTTAGTATGAATGAAGaatgattttctatatcatcCTTTGATGACTCAGAGAGAAAATGGGGAGCCGGATCAAAATTCTCGTAATGTTCCTGAAGTAGTTTTTGCAAATGAAGTGGTAGTGCTTTATTTATATAATCACCAAATGATATAAGAGTGTCATTATTCGCAGCAGTATTGGGTATGTCCTTATCATTTATCATTGTGGAACTGTCATTCCTATTTACCTCGCTATTCACGCACTCATGGCAATAGTTTTCGTCTGTAGCTGTAGACATTTTCATCGAATGATGGCCTTCCTTCAATCCTTGATCGAGACACTGGGATACTTGGGATTCGCCACAACAGCAATTGTATATCTATGGATGCCCTGCCTGGAAAACactctttgaaagacacactcatctctttttttttttttttttaggTGAAAACTACCGTACCACATTTTATTCAAACTCTTTCACTGTATATCAAAAGTGTCAATACTGTTGACGATCCCAGAGCACAATCAAAGTCCAAGCATCATATCGATGACTTCACATTACAAAGATGAACTCGAAGAACTCAATCTTCTATTAAGTGCTCGTCAGGATACTCTTTCCAGGCAGGACTCATTGCGGTGCTATAAGATTCTATATAGTGGCACCATGGAGTATATCAATAATGACGCGTACGCTGACATGATGTGCGCTTTCATTTTAAATTGTGAGAGTTCAGTTTTATGTGAGAAAGCTGTAATTAATCGAAAGTTTTGGGAAGTATTTAAAAGCTTAATTGAAGCTCTCCGGCCTGAACCATTTTCTAAGTGTTTGAATACAATATTCTCCGCAGTTTTAGAGCAGCAAAGAATTTTCGTGAAAGCTTTGGACTCTCTATGCGAGCACATACTTTCTGATGGTACTATTTTAAGTGCGATAGCGGCAATTTTAGCATCGAGAGAAGCAGAGCTCGAAACAAATATCGCTTTTTTTCGCTGCATTTCCCAATTACAGGATCTTCTAGTCAGAATATCAAATTATCAACCTCAGAAAGCCGCTACATATATCCCCTTGTACAAACTAATATCACTTCAGTGCCGGCTGTTTTACGTCATGACCCCCCATCTGGTGGAAGAACCAATAAGAAATATGGTGATTCAGGGTTTCCTCCCTGTCCGAAAAGATTTATACGAATATCTGAGAACGGTTGCAGTTGATGATTATCCAACTccattaaaaaaaagatttgacGATATCATGGATAGCACATTTATGTTAAGTGCGATGTCTAAGGCTGCTTCTGAGGAGATAAATGAGATGCACGAAGACTTTTTACATTTGAACATGCTGCAAGGAGCAGATATAACTGCTTTCTTAGAAAATCCAAAcctttctttcaaaaaaacgTTTGCGGAGCAATTGATCTTCAACGGGAAGCCTTTTCCTTTACTTAAGAGTGCTTCATATGTATCAATATGTTTGAATGAATtgtttgattcttttgaaaaagacatAAATGAGAAACCGCATCTCGCCGGCTTCATTCTCAATAAGAATTACTTTATGTACGCTTTAATGGACAGGCTTTTGAAGTCGTGGGTTGAGTCAAAGGGAGAGACGGAAAAAGATATgtcatctcttttgaagttaATGCCAATTATTTTACATAGAATAAAAAGGGCCACTTCCGACCCTATGGGAttaacttttgaagagctgGTTTCACTGGCCCTAAATACTATTAGATCTTTGGACTACCGCTCCTCTCGAGAATTGCAGCTAAATGACTTGAGAGAAGGCTACTACAAAAAATGGTCCAGGCATCTATTAGATTTCGAGACGATGCTTTCAGATCAGGTGAATGATTTTGTTCTTCATCAAAGACTCCTACAATTACAGAAAGGCACATGGGTTTACGGTCAAAATCCCGTCGACCCGTCCATTAAAACTCCAAGCATCTTATTTATGATTCTGTCCGTGGATCAAAACAATCTTCTGGTAAGGGAATTTGGTAGAATCACAGAGATTCTACCAGCTGTCGAAGGCAATGTAATTCATGCAAACACAGGAAAGAGCACGGACGCCAAAAAAACTTTGGTAGTACCAATGAATTCCATATCGAAATTTGAAGCGCAGGAGGTTGCTGCCACTGACAATACACCAAAAGACTCCCATTTGATTAGCTgtgttaaaaaaaatgtctaTACCGAggtcaaatttttggataAAAACTCTAAATGTATACTAcgagttttttttgataccAAGGAAGCTATTTATGTTTGGCTCGATGGTTTACAATTAGTGGCATCCGCCAAGCACAGAAATGGTATCTCAGAGGCTACGAAAGAACAGAAGGAAACTCTAGTTGATATCAGGAGAACAgttcaaatgatgaatttgaatattAAGGAGGCATTTGAGGCTCCCGACACTAGTTCAAGCGATGAAGATTTTTATAATGTCGACACACTCAAAGGTTTGACTGCAGACTTTTACTACGAACAAGACgttgaacaaaaataaCAAATAAGAATGCAATCTACTTCATGTTTGTTATGATACTTTGTGGCATATTTATATTTATTCATGCAGTTTGCGATGGGAAATCACTTATTTTTTACcctttttcttatttttaGCACCAGTGTTCCTACTCTGCCTTTTGAAAGCTCTTTCTTGATCGGCAGAGCGGCCCTTTTGCgtctttttgaaaatccGTGGCGCATCCTCAATAGCTTCATTCCTTTTACGTTTCTTGCTGTTTATagttttcttatttttaGTTAAAGCGCCAAGTATTTTTAAGTTTTTCTTGTCTGCCTCGCTGCGAAACCATGTTCTCTTAGGTcttgattcaatttcagacttatgtttcaaaagattttctcCTTTTCGTAGCTGTGACTCTGCTTGCAAGATTTCCTTCTCATCTCTTTCCTCCGCTAAAATATCCTCAACTGTTTGTGCATTTCTTTCGATAAGCTTGTTAATTTGCTCCGCCTGGGCCCAGTCAATGTTTCTCCCTACTGCAGTACTACCGCCCTCATTCTCATCAACACTTTTAATCGCACTTTTGACAACGCTTCTATCCTGAGATGATTCTCCAACGAGTGAAACTGAACGACCATCCCTACCAGCTCTCGCCGTACGACCAACTCTATGCAAATAAACCTCATAATTCTTTGGCATGTCATAGTTGATGACAACCTCGATTTTAGGTATATCTAGACCTCTCGAAGCTAAATCTGTACAGATCAAAACTGGGATCTCCAACGATTTAAATTTGTTCACGGATTGTAGACGTTGTTCCTGGCTTAAAGAACCATGTAACTCTGCAACCCCAACACCCAACAAGCCAAGAATAACCCTCAATCTATGTgccatttcttttctggAGACAAAGACGACCATTCTTTTCTGCGCATTCCCGTCCagtttctttatcaaatgaaaCAGCACTGCGGGTTTCATATGGTCTCTTTTACGAATACGAACAAATTCTTGAACCAGTTTTGATGCAGCTTGCTTTGGAGGGTCAATCATAACTCTGACAGGCCTTCTCAACGATAAAGAAACAAGCTGTTTAATCTTGGAGTTCATTGTTGCTGAAAATAACATCGTTTGTCTTCTACTGGGTAAAAGTGTCATTATTTCGTTCAGTTCATCCTGAAATCCTTCCTCTAACATTCTGTCGGCTTCATCAATAACTAAAATTTCCACAGAATCAACATTGAAGCTTGCTGAGTTTCTGATATGGTCTATAAATCTACCAGGTGTAGCAATAACAATATCGGGCCTTGCCTTTAGGGTCTGTTCTTGTTGTCTGAGATTCAGACCACCAACAGCAAGACCAAAGGTTAGTCCATTAACATACTTTCCTAATTTTTTACCCACGTCTGCACCTTGTATAGCCAGTTCACGTGTGGGTGCCAAAACAATAACTCTCGTTGATGCAATTTTTGCTGGTTTATATAGCAAACGCTCTATGATTGGAATCATGAAAGCAGCTGTTTTACCAGATCCAGTAACAGCACCAGCAATAATATCCTTACCCAGTAGAGCAATAGGAATTGCTGCACATTGAATTGGCGAAGGACGAGTATAACCCAAGTCTGCGATACCCTTTAAAACGGGACGAGACAGCGATAAAGTGTTGAAACTGGTGTGAACTTGACTTTTGGCCTCTTCGCTCTCATCGTCTGGTGCGTAGAATTTGGCCATTTCCTCCGGCGAATCCTCTTCGTCATCGTCCTCCCTTTGATCTTGCTCTTTTTTACCACTTTCCATAATTTCCAGTCCGTGGCTGGCAGATTCAACGTTATCATCGGAGTCCTCTATATCTTCACTCAACtcagcatcttcatcctGGTTCTTTGCACCCATACCAAATCCATTCAAAGCCAAttcgtcatcatcttcactttgaGCATCACCCTgttcttcttctgcttcttctgcatcttcatcttcttcgcTTTCGCTCTCGCCCTCTACACGGGCCATTTTGGTCAAGCCACCCTTCCTTCTTATTATACCGTCAACATCTACTTCTTTTCTTACATAGTCGCCTTCTTTACTATCTCCAAAAAATTCCCAGCCTTGGAACTGCATAGTGGTGTCATTGCTGTCAACATTGAACGTAAAGTCAGGGTTCAGAGAATCATCTTTAGCTTTCCCGTTTTCCACATTGGCAGTAGCAGTTTTTTTACTGCTCTTATTGCTATTGCCCCTACTCTCggtcttttttttgctaGCAACAGAAGTATTGATGCTTTCCTCATCGGAATCGTCTAAATTAGGAATATCGTCTTCACTATCGCTAATGGTAGGAACGAAATCGCCGCTAAGAAAGTCTGATTTGCTCATTTTGCTGGAAACACTTGCAAATGCAGTCCTAAAACTTTTGTAGGTTTAGGATTCTTTTAAAGCGTATCACTTTTATATATCGAGCTTTCTCAtgtcatctcatctcatgTCATTTACATCTCATCGcatgaatttttttcttgactaacaaaattttttcagagtATCGTCGCTAATGAGCCTATGCGAGCGAACATCTTGAAACTTAAAGGATCGACAAGGTGCGACGCCAATTCGAGATGCTCGCCTAATAATAGAGTACGTCGTCCCAATGTGGTCAGCAAGACGGTACATGAGAATCCCGAGGGAGCTTAAGCCTTCGGAAATTTTCAAGCAAGACTTCCTGTCACCGAGTAAGATTGCTCTTCAGATAGTGCTTTTACAAATTTTCTATTATATCACTGCCTCAGTGCTTTTCTATTGCTGGGCCAAATTAGTCGGATATGAGCTTCAAATTCTCAATTGGTTGTTTTCATGGGAATACATATCCTATGCGACAACACTGGGTATATCAATCTCTCTTTTATGGTTGTTTGATTCGCTGTTGTGTGTCCTGTTCCTTACTGTGATAGTCGGCCGTAGTAAATTAGCATGGGATTTCGCTATTACTATACATGCCATTAattttattgttgttgtgCTCTTCACACACCGCTTTCCATCTCTATCGTGGATTCTTTTGCAGATCATGTCTTCGTTAATTTTAATATTCTTGGGTACTTGGACAACGAGGTGGAGGGAACTGCGAGACACTTTCTTTGAAGGCCTGGTAGATTCTAATGTGGGCACATCAAACTCTATACCTGCGGATATAGGAACAGATGGAGATCAAAATGGTACTCAGCTTGAGATGCGAGATCTTGAAGCTCAAAAATGAGACAAACATAGGGAGGAGTTTAATAACTTATGAACCAATTATGTCTCTATGTAGTATTATatcacaaaaaaaacaaaatctAGAGCATGAAAACAGGTAAGAATAACAGCTCAGCCTGTTCACTTCTCCATTCTTGCTAAGACGTCCTCTAGCAATTCCGCTATACTTTTTTGTGCCGGGCCGCTATCAGAAACTCTATAGCAGTCGAGACCACCACCCACTACTTGTCGCAGTTTTATTAAGGCCGCATATGCCTCAACTCTCGTTACTAGATGGTCAAAAAATGCGTATAATTCCTTTTCTGAAGTGACAAGACCtatattatttttaacAACATCGTCGACACTATAGCTTTTATTGCCTTTGACACgatcttcaacatcaataTAGCCACCGCTAACAGCAGAAACTATCGATTCCAATTTTCTTGCACTACTCCGCAGACGAACCAAACAATCCTCATTCAGCAATCTGGTCTGTTCGTCTTCTGTCACAAAATGATGTCTTGATGCTAAACTTTTTGGATATGCAATTGTCAGCAGCTCCTTAGTTTCCAATCCCTTTAGTTTTTGTTCACCGTGGTTGAAGAAAACCCATCCAATACTTTCGAGCATAGCgatctctttttcaataagCTCACCGacaaattcttcaccaTAAACGTCTTTCAACGACTCTTTGTCCTTTACAACCCTTTCATGCAGTTTCataattttattgaattcCGAGCAGAAATCGCTACTGAGAGTTATTTGACCACCATCTGCTACTCCTTCTACCCTGGCTGCTTTATTAACCATGGGCCCTAGGTAATCCATCCTTTGCGTAACCAAATCAAGCTCAGGTACTGGACAGCCCCAATGAATTCCCATACGAACTGATAACCCTTGATATATCTTATTTCCATTTTTATCAAGGATAACGCAACCGTCTTGAATAGAGGTAATTTCTTCCGGCCACTGCGCAGAAAGCAATTTTAATTGTACGCTCATACACCAAACTAAACTACTGATTGGTGTAGGGAAGGCAACCATGAAAGCATCGCCCTCTGTTTTGACTTCATAACCCCCATAAATTCTTAATAGACGACGCATAACATCATTATGTGTTTTGATAGCTGTTCGCATAGCATTCGGAAAAAGTTCCCATAAAAAGGTGGAGTTTTTGATGTCAGTGAAAACTATAGCTAAATTGCCTGTAGGAGGGAGAATTTCAGGCTGCAGTCTTCTCAAAGTAGCATCTTCGAAAGTGCTTCTTCGTGTCATTAATGCATTTTTGTTCAAATTGAATCTGTTCTGCTGATCAGCGTTTTTGAACAGTGATAAACATAAAATAGTCAAATTTTCAGAGCACCCATAGGCGATTGCATGGTCCTTCATTGCCTCAGCTGCAAGCATGGGTTCAGAATTGTGTTCTCGAGCAATATCGCATGCAGTCTCATAATCCATATACTTCCATAGCATATGAGTAGCAACAATCAGCATTTCATCTGCCTTTGTCAAAGAGACGAGGGAAATATCTGGGGAAGCATGAATGTGTGGAAGTAGATCATAAAAGCCGACAGCTCTTGAAACGTCAACGACACCATCAAGTTTATCGTCGTTGACGCAACCACCAGAAATCCTGATTCTTTCGTATTCTACTCTTTTATATGGAGCATGCAATTTCGTCAGCTTCTGGAAATCACCATTGTTTTTAGATAAAATTGCCATACAATCACCAATATTGGCGGTGAACATCTTATTACCCTTAATGTAGACTGCTGTAGAACAGGAACCACTTAGGAGGTCGGCTGAGGTCAAATTAGCCACATCGTTACCGTTATCGACAGAGCTCAACATGCTGTTAACTTCCTTGTTCAACTGCAGGAAACTAAAGCGCAAGGCTTTTTTCACGCCATCGTCAGTATCTTCATACTTTTCCAGCTGCctgatcaaaattttgtCGTAGATGTCTCTTACCAACCGAGAAATATTATGCCCATAAGATGCGTTTTGATTCTTACCATCGTGTAAGCAGATGAGACATTCGTCGTCTTTACCTCTAAATCTTTCAAACGTTACATCTCTAGATGATACAAAATCCCGTTTACCTAAAGTATCTGCCACACCATATCTCATGCCGTTGATCATAGAACCTGTAGTTCTCATCCGAaaattaatattttcatcaggAACCTTGGCAGCATTCAGCGTAACATCCATCAATCCaagaattttcagattATGAAGAACAGTAAGATCCGAAAGATCGGCATCTATCTCGtgatttattgaagatttgatgTCAAATCTCCGGTTACCAGATAAAttcagatatttcaaatctttgttATCTCTCCAATTCCAATCATAATGATAATTAGAAATATTATATTTCAAGTTATTGGAACCTACATCGAATACGGTTAGATGTTTTAATTGAGATAACTCCGCAGGTAAAGAGAGTAAGTTATTACCGTTTAACATTAATGTCTTCAAATACTTCCACTTTAATACAATATCGCCAGACAATGTGGATAAATTATTTCCTGAGAAAAATAGTTCGGTCAAATTAtctaatttcaaattggaaaTATCTTGGAAATTGTTGTATgacaaattcaatatcttgAGGTTTGTGAAACAGTTGAATAAAGGCCACATTTGATCGTCAAACTGGTTATCTGCagccaaaaaaaacaaaagggTCTTGGCTAATTTTGATGTCGAAGATATATTTTGCGAAAATGGTGCTGACAAGATGGAGTTTCCAAAcatatttgatgaaatgttTAAGTATGTCAACTCTATATCTTCCATTCCACCCATAAAATCTCTGATGTTATTGGAATGTAAATCAAGGgatttcaaactttttaaGTGTGGAAATTCTGCTGGTAAGCTTTCCAATTTATTTCGCGCCACGGAAAGATACACCAACTTGCTCAACAACGATATTTCATCCGGCATTTGGGTTAAATTATTCTCACTTAGATCTAACTTTTCCAAGCATGATAATTTAACAAAAAGTTCTCGAGGAACGCTCGATAGTTTTGCTTTACTCAAAGACAAACTGGTCATGCTCATCGGATAAAATTCTTTGTAAGAAATTGAAGTCATAGGATTTTCTTGTATCTCAAGGGTTCTTAATTTTGGTAAATTGTCATCGAAATCCGATATTCTATTATCCgtcaaaaataaattttgTAGGTTCGTAGCACTAGTTTTGATAGTTGTTATCCTATTAtgcttcaaattcaaagttctcaaattcttcatATCCGATAAATCAGCAATTGAGGTCAATTTGTTATGAGATAAATTCATTTTAGccaactttttcaatttgttcaCACTTGCTGGTAATGTGTATATCTTATTATTAGAGAGGTTCACTTGCAACAAATTAGTACACGAATTGATGACTTCTGGATAATGAACAAATCGATTTGAAGAGAGATCCAAAAGTTGCAAGCTTCCTAATTGACCAAACCCTTTCGGTAATTTATCCAGTTCGTTACACTGAAGGTTTAAAATTGTTAAGTTCTTCAGGTTAGAGATAGAACTCGGTACCTTCCTAATAAAATTTCTCTGAAGTTCCAAGGAAACTAGTTTATAGACTTCGGTTACGTTTGAAGGAAACCTTGAAGCTCTTATATTGACCATTCTTAAACTTGACAATTTGATGGCTGATTCAATAAATTCTAAAGGTAAGAATATATCCGCATTATTGGATACATCTAAACTTTCAATCTCCGATGTATgctgataaaaaatgattggTGGGGTCGTTAAATCCATTGCTCTTAAATCAACATGTATAAAATCACTCCTCATCAATCGTTGTTCTTGCTCTGCCGTTAAATGGGATGGGGCCACTggatgaaagagaaatttaaaaacaaaactCAAATCCTCAATGCCCATTATATGTAGAGGATCACTCTTTTTGTAACCATTTAACAGTAACAGTTTTCTTTCGATTATGATCGGCTTTGCCAGTGgtctcaaaattttggataATTTACCTACCTTGAGAGATAGTTGATAGCTACCTTGAGATGttatattgaattttctttttaaaGCAGGTATGATATCCCGGACCGTTGTAGTTGGCGTACATGATAGTGTGGTGAAAGTGTCGTCGGTATTGAAAATACGAATTGCATAGTGTCTTTTGGGATCTAAATCACTAAAATCCTTGTAATACCTTTCTAACTCGTATTCGACTCGATCGTGTTTCTCATCATCTGCTGAAATCTCTTTGCTTAATACATGACCCTCAGAATCTAAGCtaatattattatcattttgaTCATTAACCTTATTTTGGCTGGATTGGTTCTGACATTCTGTGGAATTACCaattattttgttcaaagaACTCACTGTATGTGAGGGTTTTGGCGATGTTGCTGAAGTTCTTGAATCCGATTCCATACTCTCTGTATCGGAAGAAGTGGCAGTACCAGAAGAAAATCTATCGGTGTCCTGGGATTCAGAATCCATCAAAGCCTTAAATCCATCACTATCATTTAAAGATCTAGAAATCTGAGAAGGTGGTTCTATTTGTGAATCATTACTCAAAGCACTCATTTCTCCTTGAGGAGTTCTAcctcttttcatttgatgcACTTGCCGACGAGAACGTCCCGTCATTAATTCACCATGtatatttcttttgacTCTTGGCTTCTCTACATCAGATTCAACGTCCCAACTTTCAGGGGCAACCCATTGCTGTGATCCTTTAGTGtatgatgaatttttgcTCGTTCCACTTTTATTACTGTAATATTTCTTCTTACctttcaaatcaagatCTGAATCTGAAACGTTCGACGATGAGAGATTCTGTGCTTCAAACTGGTCTCCTGTTTTGAtatttgattcattttcgTTGATATCAGGAGAAAACTTCATTCTCGTACCCGTCAAGGAACCCCTGCGCGAATTATTGGAAAGTTTTGTAATATCTGACAAGTTTTCCAAGTTCGTATCTAACTGGAAGGTGCTTATATTACTGGAATCGTTTACTGGATTAAATTCAGAGTCACTAGATGACAACTGACCATGACTAGCATTAGTATTTAATTTGCTGCCAGGCGTAtttgcatcttttttcGGACTATTCaaagttgaatttgaagatgtaaCAAAATGACTTGTATGATGACGAACTACATCTGGTCGCATATCTAACCTGTCTGACCTGTCTGAATTATCTGAATGTTTTCCTTTATCTGATCCATCGGGGAAAGTACCTATCTTCCTTATGGGATAATGATTGTCCAGATGATTATTATCCAAGTCATGACCAAACCCATGTACCAATGTGCTCACCTTCCGACGTAAACTATGAGGGACA belongs to Zygotorulaspora mrakii chromosome 1, complete sequence and includes:
- the DRS1 gene encoding putative ATP-dependent RNA helicase (similar to Saccharomyces cerevisiae DRS1 (YLL008W); ancestral locus Anc_5.208): MSKSDFLSGDFVPTISDSEDDIPNLDDSDEESINTSVASKKKTESRGNSNKSSKKTATANVENGKAKDDSLNPDFTFNVDSNDTTMQFQGWEFFGDSKEGDYVRKEVDVDGIIRRKGGLTKMARVEGESESEEDEDAEEAEEEQGDAQSEDDDELALNGFGMGAKNQDEDAELSEDIEDSDDNVESASHGLEIMESGKKEQDQREDDDEEDSPEEMAKFYAPDDESEEAKSQVHTSFNTLSLSRPVLKGIADLGYTRPSPIQCAAIPIALLGKDIIAGAVTGSGKTAAFMIPIIERLLYKPAKIASTRVIVLAPTRELAIQGADVGKKLGKYVNGLTFGLAVGGLNLRQQEQTLKARPDIVIATPGRFIDHIRNSASFNVDSVEILVIDEADRMLEEGFQDELNEIMTLLPSRRQTMLFSATMNSKIKQLVSLSLRRPVRVMIDPPKQAASKLVQEFVRIRKRDHMKPAVLFHLIKKLDGNAQKRMVVFVSRKEMAHRLRVILGLLGVGVAELHGSLSQEQRLQSVNKFKSLEIPVLICTDLASRGLDIPKIEVVINYDMPKNYEVYLHRVGRTARAGRDGRSVSLVGESSQDRSVVKSAIKSVDENEGGSTAVGRNIDWAQAEQINKLIERNAQTVEDILAEERDEKEILQAESQLRKGENLLKHKSEIESRPKRTWFRSEADKKNLKILGALTKNKKTINSKKRKRNEAIEDAPRIFKKTQKGRSADQERAFKRQSRNTGAKNKKKGKK
- the LMO1 gene encoding Lmo1p (similar to Saccharomyces cerevisiae YLL007C; ancestral locus Anc_5.209), with protein sequence MTSHYKDELEELNLLLSARQDTLSRQDSLRCYKILYSGTMEYINNDAYADMMCAFILNCESSVLCEKAVINRKFWEVFKSLIEALRPEPFSKCLNTIFSAVLEQQRIFVKALDSLCEHILSDGTILSAIAAILASREAELETNIAFFRCISQLQDLLVRISNYQPQKAATYIPLYKLISLQCRLFYVMTPHLVEEPIRNMVIQGFLPVRKDLYEYLRTVAVDDYPTPLKKRFDDIMDSTFMLSAMSKAASEEINEMHEDFLHLNMLQGADITAFLENPNLSFKKTFAEQLIFNGKPFPLLKSASYVSICLNELFDSFEKDINEKPHLAGFILNKNYFMYALMDRLLKSWVESKGETEKDMSSLLKLMPIILHRIKRATSDPMGLTFEELVSLALNTIRSLDYRSSRELQLNDLREGYYKKWSRHLLDFETMLSDQVNDFVLHQRLLQLQKGTWVYGQNPVDPSIKTPSILFMILSVDQNNLLVREFGRITEILPAVEGNVIHANTGKSTDAKKTLVVPMNSISKFEAQEVAATDNTPKDSHLISCVKKNVYTEVKFLDKNSKCILRVFFDTKEAIYVWLDGLQLVASAKHRNGISEATKEQKETLVDIRRTVQMMNLNIKEAFEAPDTSSSDEDFYNVDTLKGLTADFYYEQDVEQK
- the SYS1 gene encoding Sys1p (similar to Saccharomyces cerevisiae SYS1 (YJL004C); ancestral locus Anc_5.207), encoding MWSARRYMRIPRELKPSEIFKQDFLSPSKIALQIVLLQIFYYITASVLFYCWAKLVGYELQILNWLFSWEYISYATTLGISISLLWLFDSLLCVLFLTVIVGRSKLAWDFAITIHAINFIVVVLFTHRFPSLSWILLQIMSSLILIFLGTWTTRWRELRDTFFEGLVDSNVGTSNSIPADIGTDGDQNGTQLEMRDLEAQK
- the CYR1 gene encoding adenylate cyclase (similar to Saccharomyces cerevisiae CYR1 (YJL005W); ancestral locus Anc_5.206), producing MQKDADTYDEQVHDESPMFKRHYELRSRNRSSSNVSQRSKDHVSGKNETVAGSMSDTHNETNQLPKLSKSSSNTTKGTEPQIRRGPVILRRTLSSLSIGSSSKPGNVDNRSYQDNIDEDPNDELPGLKHTSSYHSFTSKHRHHKQLKQMRDTSDSQNHNPSHPPSHTQNHSHNHKHNHNYNHNHNHNHNHNQNYSHSRDHEYNSSSPVSSSSQVNDYVQSEKNSKGAAAPSRKQSFAEALLKKFGGPGSHSNSTASSSHINRKKSVNTSNSNNSSSNNGDNNNKATSNNDDNNATDNNYGSTNNSNKYSHSTQTSENDHGYSSVNDGNGSNTSRSNDRLKGSISGDKTPNETSDIQNHHHPNYDRNHLIPPSLSSRRSSKDSISAQHIIESVPHSLRRKVSTLVHGFGHDLDNNHLDNHYPIRKIGTFPDGSDKGKHSDNSDRSDRLDMRPDVVRHHTSHFVTSSNSTLNSPKKDANTPGSKLNTNASHGQLSSSDSEFNPVNDSSNISTFQLDTNLENLSDITKLSNNSRRGSLTGTRMKFSPDINENESNIKTGDQFEAQNLSSSNVSDSDLDLKGKKKYYSNKSGTSKNSSYTKGSQQWVAPESWDVESDVEKPRVKRNIHGELMTGRSRRQVHQMKRGRTPQGEMSALSNDSQIEPPSQISRSLNDSDGFKALMDSESQDTDRFSSGTATSSDTESMESDSRTSATSPKPSHTVSSLNKIIGNSTECQNQSSQNKVNDQNDNNISLDSEGHVLSKEISADDEKHDRVEYELERYYKDFSDLDPKRHYAIRIFNTDDTFTTLSCTPTTTVRDIIPALKRKFNITSQGSYQLSLKVGKLSKILRPLAKPIIIERKLLLLNGYKKSDPLHIMGIEDLSFVFKFLFHPVAPSHLTAEQEQRLMRSDFIHVDLRAMDLTTPPIIFYQHTSEIESLDVSNNADIFLPLEFIESAIKLSSLRMVNIRASRFPSNVTEVYKLVSLELQRNFIRKVPSSISNLKNLTILNLQCNELDKLPKGFGQLGSLQLLDLSSNRFVHYPEVINSCTNLLQVNLSNNKIYTLPASVNKLKKLAKMNLSHNKLTSIADLSDMKNLRTLNLKHNRITTIKTSATNLQNLFLTDNRISDFDDNLPKLRTLEIQENPMTSISYKEFYPMSMTSLSLSKAKLSSVPRELFVKLSCLEKLDLSENNLTQMPDEISLLSKLVYLSVARNKLESLPAEFPHLKSLKSLDLHSNNIRDFMGGMEDIELTYLNISSNMFGNSILSAPFSQNISSTSKLAKTLLFFLAADNQFDDQMWPLFNCFTNLKILNLSYNNFQDISNLKLDNLTELFFSGNNLSTLSGDIVLKWKYLKTLMLNGNNLLSLPAELSQLKHLTVFDVGSNNLKYNISNYHYDWNWRDNKDLKYLNLSGNRRFDIKSSINHEIDADLSDLTVLHNLKILGLMDVTLNAAKVPDENINFRMRTTGSMINGMRYGVADTLGKRDFVSSRDVTFERFRGKDDECLICLHDGKNQNASYGHNISRLVRDIYDKILIRQLEKYEDTDDGVKKALRFSFLQLNKEVNSMLSSVDNGNDVANLTSADLLSGSCSTAVYIKGNKMFTANIGDCMAILSKNNGDFQKLTKLHAPYKRVEYERIRISGGCVNDDKLDGVVDVSRAVGFYDLLPHIHASPDISLVSLTKADEMLIVATHMLWKYMDYETACDIAREHNSEPMLAAEAMKDHAIAYGCSENLTILCLSLFKNADQQNRFNLNKNALMTRRSTFEDATLRRLQPEILPPTGNLAIVFTDIKNSTFLWELFPNAMRTAIKTHNDVMRRLLRIYGGYEVKTEGDAFMVAFPTPISSLVWCMSVQLKLLSAQWPEEITSIQDGCVILDKNGNKIYQGLSVRMGIHWGCPVPELDLVTQRMDYLGPMVNKAARVEGVADGGQITLSSDFCSEFNKIMKLHERVVKDKESLKDVYGEEFVGELIEKEIAMLESIGWVFFNHGEQKLKGLETKELLTIAYPKSLASRHHFVTEDEQTRLLNEDCLVRLRSSARKLESIVSAVSGGYIDVEDRVKGNKSYSVDDVVKNNIGLVTSEKELYAFFDHLVTRVEAYAALIKLRQVVGGGLDCYRVSDSGPAQKSIAELLEDVLARMEK